A stretch of the Photobacterium sp. CCB-ST2H9 genome encodes the following:
- a CDS encoding mechanosensitive ion channel family protein, with the protein MIRTLLLLFTFITFSFSALAEPEVSRSKLDDLAQLNQEVMELYQASQSRTGSTRDVLRMQVLNKNNDLRDQLGQLISAPPDGSEGKLIDYVKRQVRYTNATTKYLAQKIKTDEKALDSAPQEEQLLKQKQLDEERQLSVEMLGDQWTNYNWLEQLSINTDRDKARLAKDISERLAFVSASLEYNNQQERVLSKQLKDASESEQSALQLMHILAQRKVSSDIDRLNYLVSLGDKVQIDTSGYKKQQFEVTGDLTNDILNFQVIYSIFATWSGNLKSWVVDYAPQVLFKIFIFILVILVFRLLKNLTRRVVKRAVSSPNLRMSQLMQDFFISMSGKTVFFIGLLIALSQIGLNLAPVLTGFGVAGVIVGFALQDTLSNFASGMMLLIYRPFDVGDFVEAGGVSGKVSHMSLVNTTIRTFDNQIIIVPNSKIWGDTIKNVTHERVRRVDMVFSIGYHDSIEQAEAVLHDIIDSHPAVLRAPEKTIKVHTLNTSSVDFIVRPWVKTDDYWDVYWDVTRTVKLRFDKEGLTIPFPQQDVHLHMVQAENLNS; encoded by the coding sequence ATGATACGCACGCTTTTACTCCTTTTTACCTTCATCACTTTCAGCTTCAGTGCTCTGGCAGAACCTGAAGTCTCCCGGTCGAAACTGGACGATCTCGCCCAGCTCAATCAGGAAGTCATGGAACTCTACCAGGCCAGCCAGTCGCGTACCGGCTCCACCCGGGATGTCCTGCGTATGCAGGTGCTCAATAAAAATAACGACCTTAGAGACCAGCTCGGCCAGCTTATCAGTGCCCCGCCTGATGGCTCAGAAGGCAAGCTGATTGACTATGTGAAGCGTCAGGTCCGCTACACAAATGCGACGACAAAATATCTGGCTCAAAAGATTAAGACGGATGAGAAGGCACTGGACAGTGCACCTCAGGAAGAACAGCTGCTCAAGCAAAAGCAGCTGGATGAAGAGCGCCAGCTCTCCGTCGAAATGCTGGGAGACCAGTGGACAAACTACAACTGGCTTGAGCAGTTGAGTATCAACACTGACAGAGACAAAGCCAGACTGGCCAAAGATATCAGTGAGCGTCTGGCGTTTGTGTCGGCGTCACTTGAGTACAATAATCAGCAGGAAAGAGTGCTGTCAAAGCAGCTGAAAGACGCCTCGGAAAGTGAACAGTCTGCGCTGCAGCTGATGCATATTCTGGCGCAGCGAAAAGTGTCCAGCGACATTGATCGTCTGAACTATCTGGTCAGTCTGGGTGACAAAGTTCAGATAGACACCTCCGGCTATAAAAAACAGCAATTTGAAGTGACCGGTGACCTGACCAACGATATTCTGAATTTTCAGGTGATTTACTCGATTTTTGCCACCTGGTCCGGAAACCTCAAGAGCTGGGTGGTCGACTACGCACCGCAGGTGCTGTTCAAGATTTTCATCTTTATTCTGGTCATTCTGGTTTTCCGGTTACTGAAAAACCTGACCCGCAGAGTTGTGAAGCGTGCAGTCTCCTCGCCGAACCTGCGGATGTCGCAGCTCATGCAGGACTTTTTCATTTCGATGTCCGGCAAGACAGTGTTTTTCATCGGCCTGCTGATTGCCCTGTCGCAGATTGGCCTGAATCTGGCCCCGGTACTGACCGGTTTCGGAGTGGCGGGTGTGATCGTCGGTTTCGCGTTGCAGGACACGCTGTCGAACTTTGCCTCCGGCATGATGCTGCTGATCTACCGTCCCTTTGATGTCGGAGATTTTGTTGAAGCGGGAGGTGTTTCAGGAAAGGTCAGCCATATGAGCCTGGTGAATACCACAATCCGAACCTTTGATAACCAGATCATCATTGTGCCGAACAGCAAGATCTGGGGCGATACCATCAAGAACGTGACTCATGAGCGTGTACGGCGGGTGGACATGGTCTTCAGCATTGGATACCACGACAGCATTGAGCAAGCCGAAGCCGTTTTACACGATATTATTGACAGCCACCCGGCTGTTCTGCGGGCCCCGGAAAAAACAATTAAGGTTCATACCCTGAATACTTCATCCGTGGACTTTATTGTCCGCCCTTGGGTAAAAACAGATGACTATTGGGATGTGTACTGGGATGTCACGCGGACGGTCAAACTCCGATTTGATAAAGAAGGACTGACCATCCCTTTCCCGCAACAGGATGTGCATTTACACATGGTTCAAGCGGAAAATCTCAACTCGTAA
- a CDS encoding META domain-containing protein, giving the protein MKKHLLTAMGTALLLSACAGTGGSTASQSSGDLTQYEWELTKIDSQAVTVPSMGAVPTLGFENQTMAHGHSGCNRYFGNAELKDGQFRIEKMGMTMMACPEDAMKLEQVMSDTLSQWSKAELKGNTLTLSNSLHTLTFKATQPL; this is encoded by the coding sequence ATGAAAAAACACCTGCTGACCGCAATGGGCACTGCCCTGTTGTTATCTGCCTGCGCCGGAACAGGTGGCAGTACCGCCTCTCAATCGTCAGGCGATCTGACTCAGTATGAATGGGAACTGACGAAAATCGACAGTCAGGCTGTCACTGTACCGTCCATGGGCGCCGTTCCGACGCTGGGCTTTGAAAATCAAACGATGGCACATGGCCATTCCGGCTGTAACCGCTATTTCGGCAATGCCGAACTGAAAGACGGCCAGTTCCGCATTGAAAAAATGGGCATGACCATGATGGCCTGTCCTGAAGATGCGATGAAACTGGAGCAAGTGATGAGTGACACGCTGAGTCAGTGGAGTAAAGCGGAATTGAAAGGCAATACGCTGACCCTGTCGAACAGCCTGCATACGCTGACGTTTAAAGCGACCCAGCCTCTGTAA
- a CDS encoding CHASE domain-containing protein yields the protein MKRQRLTFISLLLAAGMLLSVVLLFIFSHLETKRLEREFQSDVTETAHAFIQAINSHFEALYSLQLNLDTQGIPDAKGFQALTGKILQRYPAITALEWIPEVEHQARSAHESEASAWLPGYVITEQVASGARVAAGDRGLYYPVYYVEPVAGNEAVMGYDLGSHALRFEAVQRARDSGQLQLTVPLQIRQNNVEAQGVLSLLPVYEFPEPMTSVERQDSLLGFVGGVFNPAQIFLSSSGAREANAFSLTLIDTLAPSGHRVVFSLVPEAETGLVSQQKRYHYVQKALTPDALAKHYDENYRYIHQVLSKGGRRWVIEAVPLQDYVTSHQASTPWWVFFGVNAFFALAALVSFFVFQRGQVYLDNLNQQNDRLLLVNEKLERMSRVDPLTGIANQRAFEEELDKTVRIARREKTPLALLVIEIDDYEHFVRQCSAEMLDSSLRMLANELDRTLKRPGDKMARLDDDRFAAVLPNTNNGEVVARQLRSAAERLNLASTEMSANPYLTVSVGVLTVFETREMTAEALFHQTEALLSRAQEEGFNKICAVQLEGETSAEQALS from the coding sequence ATGAAGCGACAACGCCTTACCTTTATCAGTTTACTGCTCGCCGCCGGGATGCTGTTATCCGTGGTCCTGCTGTTCATTTTTTCTCACCTGGAAACGAAGCGGCTCGAACGGGAGTTTCAGTCGGATGTAACGGAAACGGCGCATGCTTTTATCCAGGCGATCAACAGTCATTTCGAAGCTTTATATTCTTTGCAACTGAACCTGGATACGCAGGGTATTCCTGATGCCAAGGGCTTCCAGGCCCTGACCGGCAAAATCCTGCAACGTTATCCGGCAATCACCGCTCTTGAGTGGATTCCTGAAGTGGAACATCAGGCGCGTTCTGCGCATGAATCAGAGGCCAGTGCCTGGCTGCCGGGCTATGTCATTACCGAACAGGTTGCTTCCGGCGCGCGTGTTGCAGCCGGAGACCGGGGCCTGTACTACCCGGTTTACTATGTGGAACCAGTCGCCGGGAACGAAGCGGTGATGGGGTATGACTTAGGGTCACATGCATTGCGCTTTGAAGCCGTACAGCGCGCCCGTGACAGCGGTCAGCTGCAACTGACCGTGCCATTGCAGATACGCCAGAATAACGTCGAGGCGCAAGGGGTGCTCAGCTTGTTGCCAGTGTATGAATTTCCGGAACCCATGACTTCTGTCGAACGGCAGGACAGCCTGCTGGGCTTCGTGGGCGGCGTTTTTAATCCGGCACAAATCTTTTTATCGTCTTCCGGCGCCCGGGAGGCCAACGCTTTTTCACTGACGCTGATTGACACGCTGGCGCCTTCGGGCCATCGCGTGGTGTTCAGTCTGGTGCCGGAAGCTGAAACCGGGCTGGTCAGTCAGCAGAAGCGTTACCACTACGTTCAGAAAGCACTCACGCCGGATGCACTGGCAAAACACTATGATGAAAACTACCGGTATATTCATCAGGTGCTGAGTAAAGGTGGTCGTCGCTGGGTGATTGAAGCGGTTCCGCTGCAGGATTATGTGACCAGTCACCAGGCATCAACGCCGTGGTGGGTGTTCTTTGGCGTCAATGCGTTCTTTGCACTGGCCGCACTGGTGAGCTTTTTTGTGTTTCAACGCGGTCAGGTGTATCTGGATAACCTCAATCAGCAGAATGACCGTTTGCTTCTTGTGAATGAAAAACTGGAACGCATGAGCCGGGTCGACCCGTTGACCGGGATTGCCAACCAGCGTGCATTTGAGGAAGAGCTGGATAAAACGGTCCGGATTGCCCGGCGGGAAAAAACACCGCTGGCACTGCTGGTGATTGAGATCGACGACTATGAACACTTTGTCAGACAGTGTTCTGCTGAAATGCTGGATTCGAGCCTGCGGATGCTGGCCAATGAGCTGGACCGGACCCTGAAACGTCCCGGAGATAAAATGGCGCGTCTGGATGACGACCGGTTTGCAGCAGTCTTACCGAACACCAATAATGGGGAAGTCGTCGCACGACAGCTGCGTTCTGCGGCTGAAAGGCTGAATCTTGCCAGCACGGAAATGAGTGCCAATCCATATCTGACGGTATCGGTCGGAGTCCTGACGGTGTTTGAAACCCGGGAGATGACGGCCGAAGCCCTGTTCCATCAGACTGAAGCACTACTCAGCCGCGCTCAGGAAGAAGGGTTCAATAAGATATGTGCGGTTCAGCTTGAAGGGGAAACATCAGCTGAGCAGGCACTCAGCTGA
- the metR gene encoding HTH-type transcriptional regulator MetR — MIEIKHLRTLAVLRDTGSLTATANTLCLTQSALSHQIKDLEQRIGAPLFLRKTRPVRFTAEGEILLRLSDDLIPRITRAEHELANLKEDAKGRLHMAIECHSCFQWLMPALKEYQIHWPAVSLDFSSGFSFEPIPALAAGELDLVITSDINPRAEVHYEPLFDFEMRLVVSPQSPLAELSTIKPADLASQTMLTYPVHKSRLDVVKHFLQPAGIEPMVWKQADNTLMLVQMVSAGLGVAALPNWAIHDFARQGLIVSKPLGKGLWRRLYAAVRASERERHYLQAFFATARQQCQTHLEGIKAA, encoded by the coding sequence ATGATCGAGATTAAACACCTTCGCACGTTAGCGGTACTGAGAGACACCGGATCCCTGACCGCAACAGCCAACACGCTGTGCCTAACCCAGTCAGCACTGTCCCATCAGATTAAAGATCTGGAACAGCGCATCGGTGCCCCGCTTTTCCTGCGAAAAACCCGCCCGGTGAGATTCACGGCGGAAGGAGAGATTCTGCTCCGGCTGTCGGATGATCTGATCCCCCGCATTACACGGGCAGAACATGAACTGGCGAATTTGAAGGAAGACGCCAAAGGCCGTCTTCATATGGCAATAGAATGCCACTCCTGCTTTCAGTGGCTGATGCCGGCGCTGAAGGAATATCAGATCCACTGGCCGGCCGTCAGTCTGGATTTTTCTTCCGGTTTCAGTTTCGAACCGATTCCGGCTCTGGCAGCCGGTGAATTGGATCTGGTGATCACCTCCGATATCAACCCGCGCGCTGAAGTTCACTATGAGCCCTTATTCGACTTCGAAATGCGTCTGGTGGTTTCGCCGCAGTCACCGCTGGCTGAACTGAGCACCATCAAACCGGCTGACCTCGCCAGCCAGACCATGCTGACGTATCCGGTTCATAAAAGCCGCCTGGATGTGGTGAAACATTTTCTGCAGCCAGCGGGGATTGAACCAATGGTATGGAAACAGGCCGACAACACCCTGATGCTGGTTCAGATGGTATCTGCCGGTCTGGGGGTTGCCGCCCTGCCAAACTGGGCGATTCACGATTTTGCCCGGCAGGGACTGATTGTCAGCAAACCACTGGGCAAAGGGTTGTGGCGCAGACTGTACGCTGCGGTCCGGGCTTCAGAACGGGAACGGCACTATCTTCAGGCATTTTTTGCCACCGCCCGCCAGCAATGTCAGACCCATCTTGAAGGCATTAAAGCAGCCTGA
- a CDS encoding DUF4250 domain-containing protein, whose amino-acid sequence MEIRNLLNMDANIVLGIVNERLRLECDTIEELSTRYELDQNALREKMASLGYRYDPISNQFK is encoded by the coding sequence GTGGAAATCAGAAACCTGCTGAACATGGATGCCAACATTGTCCTGGGAATCGTGAACGAAAGACTGCGGCTGGAATGCGATACGATTGAGGAACTCTCAACCCGGTATGAACTGGATCAGAACGCGCTGAGAGAAAAAATGGCGTCGCTGGGCTACCGATATGATCCAATCTCAAATCAGTTTAAATAA
- a CDS encoding diguanylate cyclase: protein MISTYNHFYRHLCHSLRLYVPDLWSAKAHTQNFQNTRSGYLRSRISLLAIVWAILIIAWIPFDFFYLKTGEDIRIASARLILATFLILVARLNESHTTLRQSQFCMILLVTGLNLFYSYSIWVLGFPKVYSGFEYGYTLLPILHVAILTILPITLKESLCLLAITAITEMSVDAQAGRIQTPETLANYWLQNILAVIVIWSQLSKLYMLMRLYRQATLDPLTGIYNRRMLLQQAQKALDICQAKRQPFALLLFDIDRFKRINDTWGHGVGDKVLRGFAEHLQQSSRKTDLFGRYGGEEFILCLPFCDTLTAQKIAGRMLQDIRELSLPTDIEDTHISVTACIGISAYTPGDSLMTMIDRADRALYECKDAGRDCFRFHPHGYQPANHDRRTPLEARTKKTPRVAVVD from the coding sequence ATGATATCAACCTATAACCATTTTTACAGGCATTTGTGCCATTCCCTCAGGCTCTATGTCCCGGATTTATGGAGTGCGAAGGCGCACACCCAAAATTTCCAGAATACCCGAAGCGGTTATCTGCGCAGCCGCATCTCACTGCTTGCTATCGTCTGGGCGATCCTGATCATCGCCTGGATCCCATTTGATTTCTTTTATCTGAAAACCGGAGAAGATATCCGCATTGCCTCCGCACGGCTGATTCTGGCAACATTTCTGATCCTGGTTGCGCGGCTGAATGAGTCTCACACCACCCTGCGCCAGTCGCAATTCTGTATGATACTGCTGGTCACCGGGCTGAACCTGTTTTACAGCTATTCCATCTGGGTCCTCGGTTTTCCGAAAGTCTACAGCGGATTTGAATACGGCTATACCCTGCTCCCGATATTGCACGTCGCGATTCTGACGATTTTACCGATCACCCTGAAAGAAAGCCTGTGTTTACTGGCGATCACCGCGATTACGGAAATGAGCGTTGATGCGCAGGCAGGCAGAATACAAACCCCGGAAACACTCGCCAATTACTGGCTGCAAAATATTCTGGCCGTCATTGTGATCTGGTCACAGCTCTCGAAGCTTTATATGCTGATGCGCCTTTACCGTCAGGCAACACTAGATCCCCTGACCGGTATTTACAACCGGCGCATGCTGTTACAGCAAGCCCAGAAAGCACTCGATATTTGTCAGGCAAAACGGCAGCCTTTCGCGCTGCTGCTGTTTGATATTGACCGGTTCAAGCGAATCAACGATACCTGGGGACATGGTGTCGGAGATAAAGTGCTTCGGGGCTTTGCCGAGCACCTTCAGCAATCCTCCCGAAAAACAGACTTGTTCGGGCGCTATGGCGGTGAAGAGTTCATCCTTTGCCTGCCGTTTTGCGACACTTTAACGGCTCAGAAAATTGCAGGCCGGATGTTGCAAGACATCCGGGAGTTATCATTACCGACCGATATCGAAGACACTCATATTTCCGTGACTGCCTGTATCGGCATCTCCGCCTACACACCAGGTGACAGCCTGATGACCATGATCGACAGAGCCGACCGCGCACTGTACGAATGCAAAGATGCCGGCCGGGACTGCTTTCGTTTTCATCCCCACGGTTATCAACCTGCCAACCATGACCGGAGAACACCACTTGAGGCACGTACAAAGAAAACCCCAAGGGTTGCTGTGGTTGATTAG